In Janthinobacterium sp. B9-8, the genomic stretch ATAGTCCTAAGCATGTGAAGGCTGTTCAATTATTTGCTGACCTTTACAAGCAAGGTGTCTTGCCAAAAGACAGCTTCCGTCTTGAATACGAGCAAGAAATTGCGGGCTATGGCGCGGGTAAAATCGCCATGATGACCACTGGCCCAACCGCTCTGGGTAAATTGGTAACAGATAATAAGCCTGCTTATGATAAAACTGCGGTAATGGCATTCCCTGCTGGTGACGGCAAAATGGCACTGGGTGCATGGCTGATGTCTTTTGTAGCGCCTAAAGGCTACAAATCACCAGAAGCAGCGGCAAAACTGGGCTTGTTCCTAACCAATAGCGAGCAACAATTGGGCTTCTCGCAAGCAACGGGCACAACCTTCCCATCGGCTCGTAAAGCGGCAGAAAGTGCATTCTTTATGTCCGGTGCAAATGGTGGTGATCCAGTGGGTGTAGCACGCGCAACTGCGGCTAAATCAATGGGCGCGGCACGTACGCTGACATTACCGGCAGCGCTGATGCCAGATGATACTTCGATGCGTAAAGAATTTAATGATGAAGTGCAAGCTGCAGTAGAAGGCCGTAAATCGGCTAAAGAAGCTTTGGATACCGCGGCTAAAAAATGGAATGCGCGTATTGCTGCTAAGTAATAAATATCTGTTTTCCTCTGCCGGTAATCGGCATTTTATTCCTCTGCCTAGGCAGAGGAATTTTTTTTGTATTGCGGCTGAGCAGAGCGGCCGCAGACACATCGATTAAGCTACGCAAACAGAGTTTACTGAGCCATTTTATACATCTGATTTTGCTTAAATCGGCAATAAATGTAGTGCTGAAATTAATATCAACAAAATCTGCTTGTTTTTTATGTCAAGTGATTGACTGTACCTACAAAACACCTATACTACACCTACAAACACCCATGTACTGAGGTTGGAAAATGCGCTCTAGTTTGAAAGTTCTGCTGCTTACCCTGTGCTGTAGCTCTGCCTTTGCAGCCGTTGATCGTACCGTGGGGCCAAATGGCGAAATACCGACCTCTTATACCCAAGTGAAGCTGGCGGCACCGGATGTTGCTCAGCTTAAGGGTAAAAATTATAAAGCGGCGATTTTGATGCATACCACCTCGGATTTTTCGACCGCTTTGATTGCAGGCGCAAAGAAGGTGTTTGATGAATTGGGTATTAAGGTGGTGGCGGTGACCGACGCTGAAATGGATCCAAAAAAGCAGCGCACCGATCTGGAAACCGTATTAGCACTGAAACCCAATATTATTATTTCGCTGGTGATTGATCCTGTTTCTGGTGCGGTGGCGTTCAAACAAGCGACTCAGCAGGGCGTGAAGTTAGTGTTTATTAGCAATGCGCCGCAGGGATATAAAGCAGGCAAAGATTACGCAGGCATTGTGACCGACGATTTATTTGGCATGGGTAAAGCTGCGGCAGAGCTAATGGCAGATAGCATTGGTAGTAAGGGCGATGTGGCGGTGATGCATCACGCGGCCAATTACTATGTGACGAATCAGCGCGATAACGCGGTAAAAGCAGTGTTGGCGCGTTACCCAAATATCAAAGTGGTAGCCGATAAAGGCATTGCTAATCCCAACGATGGCGAAGTGATTGCTTCGGCGATTCTGACGCAAAATCCATCGGTGAAAGCCATTTACGCGCCTTGGGATGCGATTGCCGAAGGCGTGACCGCAGCCGTTCGCGCTGCGGGCCGTAAAGACGTAAAAGTAGTGACGATGGATCTGGGTGCAGCCAATGCGCTGGATATGGTGAAGGGCGGCAATGTGGCGGGAATTGTGAGTGATCTTCCCTACGATATGGGTAAAACGCTAGCCACGATGGGCGCGATGTCTTTGCTCAATAAGCCAACGCCTGCTTTTGTTACTGTGGACGCCATCAAGGTGACCTCGGCCAATCTGGCTACGCAGTGGCAAAAAGCCCTGTTCCGCCAGCCACCAGATGCTGTTGTGAAAGCGTTGGCAGCAAAAAAATAATAGTTAGTCGTTGATAACAGCCTTAAGTCTGTAGACACAGAGAACACTGAGTTTAAAAACAGCACATAGAGAAATCATAAGAACGAGATGATGGTTCTGAGATGCACTGTTTTCTCAGGGTAGTTTCGCAGGGTGTACAACGACGCAGTCGCTCGTTACCAAGAGTGGTGTGAGCAAGAAAGACGACATGCACACCCTACACAAAACCAGACTTGGACCTGTTTTTGACCTTTAGTTGACAGGGTTGGGTTTTACTCGGCAAGCAACAGGGATTTCACCTCAATGAATGAAGCTGCAATTCAAGCACGAGGACTCACTAAATCGTTTGATGGCAATGCCGTATTAAAAGGCATTGATTTCACCCTTAGGCAGGGTGAGGTGCATGCGATTGTGGGCCAGAATGGCGCGGGTAAATCTACGCTGATGAAGCTTTTGAATGGTTATTATCAGCGAGACGCGGGTGAGCTGGTCTTATTTGCTAAGCCGGTAGATTTTCAGTCTCCACGTGATGCGCGCGATGCTGGGATTGTGATGGTTTATCAGGATCTAAGTCTCGTTGCGACGATGAGCGTGGCTGAAAATATTTTTATGGGCAATTGGTTGGGCCGGGGTGGCATGGTCGATCACCATGCCATGGAGCTGGCCACGCTGGCTGTGCTGGAAAAAATGGGCATCGTGCTTGATCCTTGGCAGAGTGTTGGTGAGCTGACGATGGGCCAGCAGCAGTTTATCGAGATTGCCAAAGCCATTTCGCAAAATGCCAAGGTTTTGATTCTGGACGAGCCCACCGCATCTTTATCCGATAAAGAAATCGAAAAGCTGTTTGCTGTGGTGAACACGCTAAAGTCGCAAGGCGTTTCGATTATCTATATCACTCATTATTTGCGCGATATTTTTAAGATTTGCGATTCAGTCAGCGTGCTACGCGATGGCTTTTTGGTACGCAGCAGTCCTGTGATCAGCACCAATCTCGAAGAGCTGGTGGCCGATATGCTGGGCCACCATCGTAACGCCAATGAAAACTGGCAGCGCGTGGCCGTAGATACCGAGCAAACGCCTCTGCTAGAGCTACGCAATGTGGTGACGTCGGTGCTTGAGGATGTGTCTTTCAAGGTGTATCCGGGGCAGGTGGTTGGCTTGGCGGGCTTGCTTGGCAGTGGTCGTACCGAGATTCTGGAAGCCATTTTTGGCCTGGATGCTATCGAATCAGGGCAGATTTTGCTCTCTGGTCAGAGCGTTAAAATTAAAACCCCGAAAGACGCGATTAAGCTTGGCATTAACCTTGTGCCAGAAGACAGGCGCAGCCAGGGTTTGGTTTTAGATTTTAGTGTTGCTGACAATATGCTAATGTCTTTGTTTGATAAATTGTCGTCTCCCTTACTACTCGATGAAGGTCGGGGCAAAGAGCTGGTTGAGAGCCTGATTAAGCGTCTGCATGTTAAAACCAGCGGGGCGGATCAGTTGGTGAGATTTTTATCCGGCGGTAATCAGCAAAAAGTAGTTATTGCTAAATGTATGAGCACCAATGCCCGTGTCATGCTGCTGGATGATCCTACCTTTGGTATTGATCTGAGCTCCAAATACGAAATTATGCGCATCGTTAATGAATACGCAGCGCAGGGAAATGCGGTGATTTTTGTTTCTAGTGAATACAGTGAAATAGCCAGTTTTTGCGATAGCACTTATATCGTGAATAAAGGACGAATTGCCGGGCAGATTAAAGAAGGGCAAACAGAAGAGCGTTTGTTAGCTGCGGTGCAGTAGGGATCAGGGCGTAGGTGGGGTTAGCTGATTTCTTCGCGGGTTTTAGCGAAGAAACCGGAGTAACCCAACATTCAGACAAAAAGATTAGGGTTTAGAAAAAAATCTAATTCCTAAATCTAAGAGGGATGGTATGGATATCACTGCAAATAAAGCGGAAACAGGGCTTGTTCCTACCCGCCAGATCGATTGGAAAAGCTCAGTTATTTATCTGGTTTTTATCGGCATTTTCTTGTTTTTTTCGATCACTCTGCACGACAAGGGTTTTTTAGACGCGGGTAATCTAATGAATATCGCCCGCCAAACCGCCATGATTTCTATCATGGCAGTGGGGATGACTTTTGTTTTATCTGCCGCAGAAATTGATTTGTCTTTTGGCGCAATTGTGGCGCTATCCGCAGTGACTGCCGCCATGCTGATGCCCTATGGCATGGGCTGGGCCGTGTTGGGGGCCTTACTTGCAGGCTCTTTGTGTGGACTGATTAATGGCTTGTTTGTGGCGAAAGTAGGCATTCCATCTTTTCTGGTCACCCTTGGTATGGCGGGGATTATCACTGGGGTCACGCGCTGGATTACCGCCTTGCAATCGATTCCGGTAGAGAACGAAACCTTTGTATTTGTGTTTGGCTCTGGGGATATCGGCCCTGTTTCGGTGTTATTTATCTGGATGATCGTAATTGCCGCGTTGGGGCATGTATTACTGCGCCGCACCGCTTTTGGCAAGGAAGTGCTGGCCAGCGGTGGCAATAAAATAGCAGCGATGTATTCAGGAATTAACGTCAATCGTATCAAGCTGTATGTGCTGGTGCTTAATGCATTCCTTGCGGCACTGGCAGGAATTCTCTACTCAGGCCGTTTGCAAAGCGCGCGTTACACCCTGGGCGAAAATGATCTGATGATGGTGGTGGCTGCGGTAATTATTGGCGGCACTAGCCTGTTTGGCGGCAAGGGCACGGTAATGGGCTCCATCATCGGCGCGCTGATTATGGGTATGGTGAATAACGGTCTGGTGCTGATGGGGCTGAATGTCGATCAGCAAATGATTTTCCGCGGCCTGATCATTATCTTCGCCGTCACGCTGACCATGGGCAATTTACGCAAGAAAAAGCGCTGATCAAATCTTTAAAAGGTCTGTAGACACAGAGATAAGGAAGAACACAGAGCACGCAGAGAAAATCGAGAGCTAATGCTTGCGTGTGTTTTTCTCTGTGTTCTTTGTGCGCTCGGTGTTCTCTGTGTCTACAGATTTTTCTTCCTGAATTACCTATTTCCTTATTTACCTCAGACCGTGTTTTACACGGCCTATGGCCCTTTATTGCTTAAATTTGGAGTTTTAGTATGTTTGAATCGTTTCGCAGCCAGGCAGCACAAAAAATAAGCGGCTGGTCTTTAGAAGAAAAAGTGGGGCAATTATTTATTCTGGCTTTCCCTGGCAAAGACGCCGAAGCGGCTCGCCCTTTGATTGAGCGCTACAACTTGGGTGGCTGTTACTTAAGCCAGGACAATGCGGCCACTTTTGCCGAGGCGCGCCAGCTCACTCAGGCGATGGTCGCCATTGTGAATCAGCGTGTAGATGCCGTGCCGATGCTTTTGGGCGTGGATCAGGAAGGTGCATGGAGTGTGCTGACCCCGCAATCAACCACAGGGCCGGGCAATCTGGCCTTGGGCAGTGCCGATAATCCAGCGCTTAGCGCACAAATGTATAGCGTATTTGGTATTGAAATGCGCTCGGCTGGTTTTAACTGTGTGCTTGGCCCTTGTGCTGACGTTAATTTGAAACCTAATTCGCCGATTATTGATACCCGTGCCTTTGGTGAAGTGCCTGCTCAGGTGGCGGTGCAAGTGGGGGCGGCGGTGCATGGTGCGCATGATGGCGGGATTGTCGTTTGTGCTAAGCACTTTCCCGGGCACGGTGACACCACCGGCGACACGCACCGTGAAATTCCTGTGGTAGATAAATCTTTGGCGACACTGATGGTGGAAGACCTTGCACCGTTTAAAGCCGCGATTGATGCGCGGGTTGAGCTGATGATGACCTCGCATATCTGCTATCCGCAGATTGATCCGGTTTATCCAGCCACTTTATCTAAGGCCATCTTGCAGGATGTCTTGCGCGAGAAGCTGGGCTTTAAAGGCATTGTGATTTCCGACAGCATGAATATGGGTGCGATTCGCCATAATTTCCCGCCGGTAGAAGCCGCTATTATTGCGTTTAAAGCCGGTATCGACATGATGATGCTCTCTGAAGAGCACTACGATCACAACGATAATTATCTTGAAAACCAGCTGGCCATGATCGGTGCAATTGTTAGTGCGGTAGAAGATGGCCGTATGCCGGAAGCCGAGCTGAATGTGATTGTAGAGCGGGTGGTGGCCTTTAAACTGGCGCGTTTGGTGGGTATGCCGTTATTTAGCGAGTTCAATCCAGAGGTAAACCGCAAGGTTGAGCAAGCCGCAGCCAAGGCTGCTGTAAAAATTTTGGCTGATCCGGCACGTAATTTACCTATTCAAGCGGATAAGCAAGTCTTTGTACTGCAAACCACACCGCTGGCCGATTATGCCAATTTGGTGAATCCACGGGGCATTGGCCCGAATCAAGCCACACCAGCTTTTGATTATTTTGCGGCAGAAATAAGCGCGGGCATGGCCAGCGATAGGCTGAGTATTCTGGATTACACCGAGGCCAAAGGATGGCTTGCCGGGGTGAAAGTTGAGCCTCGCCAGCTGATTCTGGCCGTGATCGAAAACTACCCGCTGCCCGGCGAAGATTTCAAACAAGCGGCATCTAAAGCCTTGGTCGCCGAATTGGCGGCTAAATTTGGCGCGCAACTCGTGGTGATTGGTTTACGTAATGCCTATGAGCCAGTACCTGAATTAGCAGGCCATGTATGTGCATATGGCAGCCGTGAATGCAGCGCACGGGCGGCTGCGCAGGTTTGCTTGAGTGTCTGATGTATTTAGTTTTCTGCGTAGAGCCTGCCCTTGAATGTTGTAGTCGGGGGCGGGAATCCAGTATTTTTGCTGGGTTCCCAATAAAGGAATTCGGGGATGACGGTTTAATTAGAACGGTTTTTTCTTAATCATTTATTTTTACAAAAGGAGGTGCAGAAATTAAATAGACTTGGTTTTGGCTTTGCGTATTAGATTTTTCAAAAAATATAAAGAACTTGCTTTTTAAACAGCATTTATCCTAAACAGAGAGACGCATGAAAAATTCAATGAAACACCGCTTAACCATCCTAGCTAGTTTATTAGTTTCTGTTCCAATGGTTGCGACTGCCGCACCCGCTGCAACTAAGGGATCTTTCCAGGATTTCCTTGAGAATATGCGTGCTTTTGAGTCGGGTATTGACCCTGCTAAAGCAGATTTTTATAAGCAAAATTTTAATTCACCTATTCTTCGTTATGCCAAAGTAGTGGTCCCTGGCTTGCCCGTTCGTGATCCGGCTACTGGTAGCCTGATTATTGAACCTACAACGGTAAATCAGTACTTTACCAAGCTGGGTCTTAATACTCTTTATAATCCAGATGCAGCAGACCAAACTGCAATGTTTAAAACAATGCAATACAGCTCGCTGAATGCATGGGGTTTTATTGGTTATCAGCTGGGTGAAGCATTAATGATTGATACCGGTTATTACTCACCGGTGAAATATGTTTCTGCAACTGAAAGTCTGGATAAATTCTATATTTTTGCGCCTGATTCAACATGGGCAAATGGCGTGACTGAAGCAAGTATTGAAATTCCAGGCTCTGGCGGTAATAAAGTTCGTGGCACGCACAATAATCGCTGGGAAGGTACTTTCTCCGGTAGAAACGGCGTTAATAGCTTTGCAGATTTAAAAATCCCTGCAAAACAAGAATATGTGATTCGTGATGCCATGCGTTTTAATTATGGCGTGATGTCAGAAAAATTAGCGGCTGCAAATATTACTTGGGCACAGGCTTTAGCTAAAACATGGCCGGGTAAAGACGAGCAGGGCAATCCAATTACCATTAAAGCCACCATGTCTGGTTTATTAGCAGCGGCTCATTTGGGCGGCGCTTGGGGTGCAGCTGATTTATTGATCACAAACAAAGTGGCTTGCGATGAGCAAGGCACTTGCGTTACAACGTATATCCATAAATTTGGTAATTACGATACGCAAATTGATACTCCGAGCGACGACACCATCAGTGGTGGCCCGCTGGATGAAGTGTTATCGGCAGGCTTGGGGAATGACATTGTTTATACCGGCGGGGGTAAGAACACTATTTATCTCAGCCAGTTCCCAGGTGGCACGACCACAGTAAAAGACTTTGTTGTGGGTAATGATAAGCTGGTATTACGTAACTGGACCGGCTCTAACCCGCTGGCTAATTTAGCCGTTACAGATAGCGCAGGTGGTGCATTGCTGCAGTTTGCAGGCCAGTCTGTTCTGCTTGAGAAAGTCTCTGCTGCTACCATTAGGGCAAATCCTGCCGCAGTGATTGCTGTTTCTGCGGTGTATAAATTGGCATGGTCAGGCAAGCAAACAGCCTCTGGTTTTAACCCGGTTCTGGATCAGATTCAAGGTACTGCGGGCTTAGGCTTTAAGCACCTGAAAATATTCCAAGACAACGGTAGCTTGTTTGTAGGCACACAAGCCGCGGATGGCGGTATTTACTCTTGGATTGAATTACCGGGCGTAACACGTGCGCAAGTAACTAGCGACATGTTTAGCAATATGACTGGCAGCTATTCTGCGCTTGAATACACCGTGCTGCTTAACCCGACTACATGGGGTTGGGGCAAGGTAAAGAGCGTTGATTACTTTAAAGCGGCCAATACCACCGTTAATCTAGCTGCATTTGCTTACAACTTTGGTGCCTTAGCTTTGAAGCAAGAGGGTGCTGATGTGGTGCTTACCTTAAACCCAGCTTCCAATGGTGGGGATACTAAGGCGCTGCGTTTACTCAATACTAAAATCTCTGATTTGTCGGCCAAGAATTTCTATGGCGTAACTGGCAATTACAGCGACATTAAGATTGATGATCCATCGACTGCGGTTTACTTTCCGGTAACGGCTTCGGCTGGCACAGGCGGTGTGATTGCGCCTTCTGGCGTGGTGCAAGTGCGTGAAAAAACCAATCAGGTTTTCACCATTACACCCAACGCCAATTTCAAAATTAAGAGCATTACTGTAGATGGCGTAGCACAAGCCATCAGCAGCGCATTTACCCTAGTGAACGTGACTGGCCCACGTAGTGTTGCTGTCAGTTTTGAAGCGGGTAGCTCCAGCACTTGCGCAGCAGCTGCTTGGTCTGCAACGCAGGTTTACGCTGCTGGCGGTACTAAGGTTTCACACAAAGGCTTTGAGTACACCAATAAATGGTGGACACAGGGTAATGAGCCAGGCACAAACGATGTATGGACTAAAGGCGCTGCTTGCCAATAAGCCATCGGTGCTAATGAGTGAGTGAAAGAAAAAAGCCCTGCCATCGATTGATGGCTGGGCTTTTTTGTGTGACGACTGATCATTAAAAATAGGTTTTCTTTAAGATAAATAGTTTAATTTTAAGCTTGGTTTTCTCCATAAAACTTCGTGGTTCAAGGTTTGGGTTTTATTAAGCAGATAAACTAATTAAATAATTGCGCAGATTAATACCTTTATTGGTGATACCCAATTTACTTCTTAAACTATTTCTGTGATTTTCAACGGTTTTGGAAGCCACGCTTAAGCTTTGCGCAATTTCTTTAGTCGACATGCCTACTTTAATAAATTTGGCGACTTGCACTTCCGATGGCGTGAGCAGGGCGTATAGGCTGGTATCAATATCGCCATTATCATTCACTGCGGATGCCACAATCCCTTCGATTAAATCGAGGCACATAATTAAAATAGGATCTGAAATCGTGGCCTTTACCTGCCTGATTTGTGGCAAATGCTGGCTGCGAATACGCTCTAATACTTCATCAATTTCGCCGCTATCTTGCCATTCTCTGAATTCGGTCAGCGTTTCAGTCAGGCTGTAGAATTTTGCAAAATCGGGGCTAGGGTAATGAGCGTCGTTCTCTTCTTCTAAAGAGCCCACTTCGATATGCCATAAGGTCTGGTTAACGCGAAATAAATGCAGTTTTAAATCGCGGTTAAAAAACTTCCAGCCATCCAAGCCGCTCACCGAAGTTTTAATCAGCGCTTTAATTGCAGCCAGATTATCCTGTCCGATCAGAAAGCTGAAATGATCAAGCTGAGTGGCTGTTTCGTGCGAAGGATAATTATGATCCAGAATCTCGCCCGAGCTAAAAAAGCTAATCACAAAGATATTGCGATAGGCGAGCACATATTGAAATGAGCTGATTTTCATTTCAAGTTGTTCAATTAATTGCTTGGTCTGGTCAGTGGTCATTCTTTAGCTTGAAAGTGGTTAGGGCGCACGGTATTTGTGAGATTCATTTTAGCTTAGCTGTTGTGGGATGGGGGGATTGAATGTTGCGTTGCGGGGGGATGGTTTGTGTTTTTGCGTGATGGGCTTTATCT encodes the following:
- a CDS encoding substrate-binding domain-containing protein, translating into MRSSLKVLLLTLCCSSAFAAVDRTVGPNGEIPTSYTQVKLAAPDVAQLKGKNYKAAILMHTTSDFSTALIAGAKKVFDELGIKVVAVTDAEMDPKKQRTDLETVLALKPNIIISLVIDPVSGAVAFKQATQQGVKLVFISNAPQGYKAGKDYAGIVTDDLFGMGKAAAELMADSIGSKGDVAVMHHAANYYVTNQRDNAVKAVLARYPNIKVVADKGIANPNDGEVIASAILTQNPSVKAIYAPWDAIAEGVTAAVRAAGRKDVKVVTMDLGAANALDMVKGGNVAGIVSDLPYDMGKTLATMGAMSLLNKPTPAFVTVDAIKVTSANLATQWQKALFRQPPDAVVKALAAKK
- a CDS encoding sugar ABC transporter ATP-binding protein yields the protein MNEAAIQARGLTKSFDGNAVLKGIDFTLRQGEVHAIVGQNGAGKSTLMKLLNGYYQRDAGELVLFAKPVDFQSPRDARDAGIVMVYQDLSLVATMSVAENIFMGNWLGRGGMVDHHAMELATLAVLEKMGIVLDPWQSVGELTMGQQQFIEIAKAISQNAKVLILDEPTASLSDKEIEKLFAVVNTLKSQGVSIIYITHYLRDIFKICDSVSVLRDGFLVRSSPVISTNLEELVADMLGHHRNANENWQRVAVDTEQTPLLELRNVVTSVLEDVSFKVYPGQVVGLAGLLGSGRTEILEAIFGLDAIESGQILLSGQSVKIKTPKDAIKLGINLVPEDRRSQGLVLDFSVADNMLMSLFDKLSSPLLLDEGRGKELVESLIKRLHVKTSGADQLVRFLSGGNQQKVVIAKCMSTNARVMLLDDPTFGIDLSSKYEIMRIVNEYAAQGNAVIFVSSEYSEIASFCDSTYIVNKGRIAGQIKEGQTEERLLAAVQ
- a CDS encoding ABC transporter permease; translated protein: MDITANKAETGLVPTRQIDWKSSVIYLVFIGIFLFFSITLHDKGFLDAGNLMNIARQTAMISIMAVGMTFVLSAAEIDLSFGAIVALSAVTAAMLMPYGMGWAVLGALLAGSLCGLINGLFVAKVGIPSFLVTLGMAGIITGVTRWITALQSIPVENETFVFVFGSGDIGPVSVLFIWMIVIAALGHVLLRRTAFGKEVLASGGNKIAAMYSGINVNRIKLYVLVLNAFLAALAGILYSGRLQSARYTLGENDLMMVVAAVIIGGTSLFGGKGTVMGSIIGALIMGMVNNGLVLMGLNVDQQMIFRGLIIIFAVTLTMGNLRKKKR
- a CDS encoding glycoside hydrolase family 3 protein, producing the protein MFESFRSQAAQKISGWSLEEKVGQLFILAFPGKDAEAARPLIERYNLGGCYLSQDNAATFAEARQLTQAMVAIVNQRVDAVPMLLGVDQEGAWSVLTPQSTTGPGNLALGSADNPALSAQMYSVFGIEMRSAGFNCVLGPCADVNLKPNSPIIDTRAFGEVPAQVAVQVGAAVHGAHDGGIVVCAKHFPGHGDTTGDTHREIPVVDKSLATLMVEDLAPFKAAIDARVELMMTSHICYPQIDPVYPATLSKAILQDVLREKLGFKGIVISDSMNMGAIRHNFPPVEAAIIAFKAGIDMMMLSEEHYDHNDNYLENQLAMIGAIVSAVEDGRMPEAELNVIVERVVAFKLARLVGMPLFSEFNPEVNRKVEQAAAKAAVKILADPARNLPIQADKQVFVLQTTPLADYANLVNPRGIGPNQATPAFDYFAAEISAGMASDRLSILDYTEAKGWLAGVKVEPRQLILAVIENYPLPGEDFKQAASKALVAELAAKFGAQLVVIGLRNAYEPVPELAGHVCAYGSRECSARAAAQVCLSV
- a CDS encoding carbohydrate-binding protein, with product MKNSMKHRLTILASLLVSVPMVATAAPAATKGSFQDFLENMRAFESGIDPAKADFYKQNFNSPILRYAKVVVPGLPVRDPATGSLIIEPTTVNQYFTKLGLNTLYNPDAADQTAMFKTMQYSSLNAWGFIGYQLGEALMIDTGYYSPVKYVSATESLDKFYIFAPDSTWANGVTEASIEIPGSGGNKVRGTHNNRWEGTFSGRNGVNSFADLKIPAKQEYVIRDAMRFNYGVMSEKLAAANITWAQALAKTWPGKDEQGNPITIKATMSGLLAAAHLGGAWGAADLLITNKVACDEQGTCVTTYIHKFGNYDTQIDTPSDDTISGGPLDEVLSAGLGNDIVYTGGGKNTIYLSQFPGGTTTVKDFVVGNDKLVLRNWTGSNPLANLAVTDSAGGALLQFAGQSVLLEKVSAATIRANPAAVIAVSAVYKLAWSGKQTASGFNPVLDQIQGTAGLGFKHLKIFQDNGSLFVGTQAADGGIYSWIELPGVTRAQVTSDMFSNMTGSYSALEYTVLLNPTTWGWGKVKSVDYFKAANTTVNLAAFAYNFGALALKQEGADVVLTLNPASNGGDTKALRLLNTKISDLSAKNFYGVTGNYSDIKIDDPSTAVYFPVTASAGTGGVIAPSGVVQVREKTNQVFTITPNANFKIKSITVDGVAQAISSAFTLVNVTGPRSVAVSFEAGSSSTCAAAAWSATQVYAAGGTKVSHKGFEYTNKWWTQGNEPGTNDVWTKGAACQ
- a CDS encoding helix-turn-helix transcriptional regulator, with translation MTTDQTKQLIEQLEMKISSFQYVLAYRNIFVISFFSSGEILDHNYPSHETATQLDHFSFLIGQDNLAAIKALIKTSVSGLDGWKFFNRDLKLHLFRVNQTLWHIEVGSLEEENDAHYPSPDFAKFYSLTETLTEFREWQDSGEIDEVLERIRSQHLPQIRQVKATISDPILIMCLDLIEGIVASAVNDNGDIDTSLYALLTPSEVQVAKFIKVGMSTKEIAQSLSVASKTVENHRNSLRSKLGITNKGINLRNYLISLSA